One window of Fusobacterium polymorphum genomic DNA carries:
- a CDS encoding EndoU domain-containing protein, whose translation MDLLKAFKRVEDKKNYYYSKLTTTMEVAGVKFRFPSIEYALNERATEELQKNPLTMPIEMQEHIFGEIKHLRNGTIRATGGHAVSDQVKISNITNIQYNNVFQAKVEIYDPVTNQYILKSNNNGLSIFFLPYWTKDRVLIEAESAFKNKKTHSDINRLSQGYDEGKTKSGIKGDIGRKTLFPQENQ comes from the coding sequence ATGGATTTATTAAAAGCATTTAAAAGGGTAGAAGATAAAAAAAATTATTACTATTCAAAATTAACTACAACAATGGAGGTTGCAGGAGTAAAATTTAGATTTCCATCAATAGAATATGCTTTAAATGAAAGAGCAACTGAAGAATTACAAAAAAATCCATTGACTATGCCAATAGAAATGCAAGAACATATTTTTGGAGAAATAAAACATTTAAGAAATGGAACTATAAGAGCAACAGGAGGACATGCAGTTTCTGATCAAGTAAAGATAAGCAATATAACCAATATTCAATATAATAATGTTTTTCAAGCAAAGGTTGAAATATATGATCCAGTTACAAATCAATATATACTAAAGTCAAATAATAACGGATTATCAATATTTTTTCTACCTTATTGGACAAAAGATAGAGTTTTAATAGAGGCAGAATCTGCATTTAAAAACAAAAAAACTCATTCAGATATTAATAGATTAAGTCAAGGATATGATGAAGGAAAGACTAAGTCAGGAATAAAAGGAGATATAGGTAGAAAAACATTATTTCCACAAGAAAACCAATAA
- a CDS encoding DUF5376 family protein, with protein MVLKFYYIKNKNNIFQSCEVNEKYKFISFYLHNPIDCKNFLKFAKKALEENFKKDISGEAVAAEVDIEGDKIIMYDIDIYFAGNEPDELLEIKKEDLIYILDRWIKFLEKPITDENYEEIFEMEDPVVKVLKDGKYVII; from the coding sequence ATGGTATTAAAATTTTATTATATTAAAAATAAAAATAATATATTTCAATCTTGTGAAGTAAATGAAAAGTATAAATTTATATCTTTTTATTTACATAATCCAATTGATTGTAAAAACTTTTTGAAGTTTGCAAAAAAAGCTTTAGAAGAGAATTTTAAAAAAGATATATCTGGAGAGGCTGTAGCAGCAGAGGTAGATATAGAGGGAGATAAAATAATTATGTATGATATAGACATATATTTTGCTGGTAATGAACCAGATGAATTATTAGAAATAAAAAAAGAAGATTTAATCTATATTTTAGATAGATGGATAAAATTTTTAGAAAAACCAATAACAGATGAAAATTATGAAGAAATATTTGAAATGGAAGATCCAGTTGTAAAAGTTTTAAAAGATGGTAAGTATGTAATTATATAG
- a CDS encoding DUF6162 family protein, protein MIKINTYVVKPLSSKKENIFLILAFFILILVAAIALKIRQRVEYKIDVKEDEIVSYEVLNNIELGIYSDIKNSLVDISQLRDEQNSLPSIDLLAEEEIPPYFKDITWEQRGAMEWTTFKHDGEDYLIGRGNGKVGTFLVKFNNENMDESDILYMKETPSFDDLEKNFEKYEHIAKKIVPFTGNDERKKLTGE, encoded by the coding sequence GTGATAAAAATTAATACTTATGTTGTAAAACCGCTTAGCTCCAAAAAAGAAAATATCTTTCTTATTTTGGCATTTTTTATTTTAATATTGGTGGCAGCTATAGCCTTAAAAATAAGACAAAGAGTTGAATACAAAATAGATGTAAAAGAAGATGAAATAGTTTCTTATGAAGTTTTAAATAATATAGAATTAGGAATCTATTCTGATATTAAAAATTCTTTAGTAGATATTTCACAACTAAGAGATGAACAAAACTCTTTACCTAGTATAGACTTATTAGCTGAGGAAGAAATTCCACCATACTTTAAAGATATTACTTGGGAGCAAAGAGGTGCAATGGAATGGACGACATTTAAGCATGATGGTGAAGACTACTTAATAGGTAGGGGTAATGGAAAGGTTGGAACGTTCTTAGTAAAGTTCAATAATGAAAATATGGATGAAAGTGATATTCTCTATATGAAAGAGACTCCAAGTTTTGATGATTTAGAAAAGAACTTTGAAAAATATGAACATATAGCTAAAAAGATAGTTCCATTTACAGGTAATGATGAAAGAAAGAAACTTACTGGTGAATAA
- a CDS encoding metal ABC transporter solute-binding protein, Zn/Mn family produces the protein MKKIIFVVFLVLNTLLLGQEKLKIGITLLPYYSFVANIVKDRAEVIPIVKAESFDSHTYQPKVEDIERASKVDVIVVNGIGHDEFIYKIIDAVDKNKKPVIINANKDVSLMPVAGTLNDEKIMDSHTFISITAAIQQVHNITKELVKLDPKNKDFYLANSREYVKKLRKLKTDALKEVQNVNGEDVRVATFLGGYNYLLAEFGIDVKAVLEPTHGSQISMASLQKIIEKIKKDKIDIIFGEKNYSDEYVTIIKNETGIEVRKLEHLTTGAYTADSFEKFIKIDLDEVVSAIKYVKNKNKNKK, from the coding sequence ATGAAAAAAATAATATTTGTAGTATTTTTAGTACTCAATACCCTTTTACTAGGGCAAGAAAAATTAAAAATAGGAATAACTTTATTACCTTATTATAGTTTTGTTGCAAATATAGTAAAGGATAGAGCAGAAGTTATCCCAATAGTAAAGGCAGAATCTTTTGATTCTCATACTTATCAACCTAAGGTTGAAGATATAGAAAGAGCTTCAAAAGTAGATGTAATTGTAGTAAATGGAATAGGGCATGATGAATTTATCTATAAAATTATAGATGCAGTTGATAAAAACAAGAAACCAGTTATCATAAATGCAAATAAAGATGTTTCGCTTATGCCTGTTGCAGGAACATTAAATGATGAAAAAATTATGGATTCTCATACTTTTATATCAATAACTGCTGCAATTCAACAGGTACATAATATAACAAAAGAATTGGTGAAGTTAGACCCTAAGAATAAGGATTTTTATTTAGCTAATTCAAGAGAATATGTTAAAAAATTAAGAAAATTAAAAACAGATGCTTTAAAAGAAGTTCAAAATGTAAATGGAGAAGATGTTAGAGTTGCAACTTTCTTAGGTGGATATAACTATCTTCTAGCAGAATTTGGAATTGATGTTAAAGCAGTTTTAGAGCCAACACATGGTTCACAAATAAGTATGGCTTCATTACAAAAAATAATTGAAAAAATAAAAAAAGATAAAATAGATATAATTTTTGGAGAAAAAAATTATAGTGATGAATATGTAACAATTATTAAAAATGAAACAGGAATAGAAGTTAGAAAGTTAGAACATCTAACAACAGGAGCTTATACAGCTGATAGTTTTGAAAAATTTATTAAAATAGATTTAGATGAAGTTGTAAGTGCAATTAAATATGTTAAGAATAAAAATAAGAATAAAAAATAG
- a CDS encoding metal ABC transporter solute-binding protein, Zn/Mn family, translated as MYKKILAILMVIFSFASFAKDKLKIGVTLQPYYSFAVNIVKDKAEVIPVVRLDKYDSHSYQPKPEDIKRMNELDVLVVNGIGHDEFIFDILNATDRKKDIKVIYANKNVSLMPIAGSIRNEKVMNPHTFISITASIQQVYNIAKELGELDPANKEFYLKNARDYAKKLRKLKTDALNEVKNLGNIDIRVATLHGGYDYLLSEFGIDVKAVIEPSHGAQPSAADLEKVIKIIKDQKIDIIFGEKNFNNKFVDTIHKETGVEVRSLSHMTNGAYEADGFEKFIKIDLDEVVKAIKDAAAKKGKK; from the coding sequence ATGTACAAAAAAATATTGGCAATTTTAATGGTAATATTTAGTTTCGCAAGTTTTGCAAAAGATAAATTAAAAATAGGTGTTACTTTACAGCCATATTATAGTTTTGCTGTAAATATAGTAAAAGATAAAGCAGAAGTTATCCCAGTTGTAAGACTTGATAAATATGATTCTCATAGTTATCAACCAAAACCAGAAGATATAAAAAGAATGAATGAATTAGATGTTCTTGTAGTAAATGGAATAGGACATGATGAATTTATTTTTGATATTTTAAATGCAACAGATAGAAAGAAAGACATAAAAGTTATATATGCAAATAAAAATGTTTCTTTAATGCCAATAGCAGGTTCAATAAGAAATGAAAAAGTTATGAATCCTCATACTTTTATATCTATAACAGCTTCAATTCAACAAGTATATAATATAGCTAAAGAATTGGGAGAATTAGATCCAGCTAATAAAGAATTCTATTTAAAGAATGCAAGAGATTATGCTAAAAAATTAAGAAAATTAAAGACAGATGCTTTAAATGAAGTTAAAAATCTTGGAAATATTGATATTAGAGTTGCAACATTACATGGAGGATATGACTACTTATTATCTGAGTTTGGAATAGATGTTAAGGCAGTTATAGAACCATCACATGGAGCACAACCAAGTGCAGCAGACTTAGAAAAAGTTATAAAGATAATAAAAGATCAAAAAATAGATATAATTTTTGGAGAAAAGAATTTTAATAATAAGTTTGTAGATACTATCCATAAAGAAACAGGTGTTGAAGTTAGATCACTTTCTCATATGACAAATGGAGCTTATGAAGCAGATGGTTTTGAAAAGTTTATAAAAATAGATTTAGATGAAGTTGTAAAAGCAATTAAAGATGCAGCAGCTAAAAAAGGAAAAAAATAA
- a CDS encoding ABC transporter ATP-binding protein — MNGLEIQIKDLNLVLSGNEILEDINLTVKAGEIHCLVGPNGGGKTSLLRCILGQMPFTGSIEMKYEKDKIIGYVPQVLDFERTLPITVEDFMAMTNQMKPCFFGLSKKCKPEVDSLLKKLGVFEKKKRLLGNLSGGERQRVLLAQALFPKPNLLILDEPLTGIDKAGEDYFKEIVKELKEEGITILWIHHNLAQVKELADTVTCIKKRMVFSGDPKEELREDKIMRIFE; from the coding sequence ATGAATGGTCTTGAAATTCAAATAAAAGATTTGAACTTAGTACTATCTGGAAATGAAATTTTAGAGGATATAAATTTGACAGTAAAAGCTGGAGAAATCCATTGTTTAGTTGGACCTAATGGTGGAGGGAAAACTTCTCTTTTAAGATGTATACTTGGACAAATGCCTTTTACAGGTAGTATAGAAATGAAATATGAAAAAGATAAAATAATTGGTTATGTTCCACAAGTTTTAGATTTTGAAAGAACTCTACCTATAACAGTGGAAGATTTTATGGCTATGACTAATCAAATGAAACCTTGCTTTTTTGGATTATCAAAAAAATGTAAACCAGAGGTGGATAGTCTTTTAAAAAAATTAGGAGTGTTTGAAAAGAAAAAGAGATTGTTAGGGAACTTATCAGGTGGAGAAAGACAAAGGGTTTTGCTTGCTCAAGCACTTTTTCCTAAACCTAACCTTTTAATTTTAGATGAACCTCTAACTGGTATTGACAAAGCAGGGGAAGATTATTTTAAAGAAATTGTAAAAGAATTAAAAGAAGAAGGTATAACAATTCTTTGGATACACCATAATTTAGCACAGGTAAAAGAGTTAGCAGACACTGTTACTTGTATAAAGAAAAGAATGGTATTTAGTGGAGATCCAAAAGAAGAATTAAGAGAAGATAAGATAATGAGAATTTTTGAATAA
- a CDS encoding metal ABC transporter permease, with protein MLESFRNFLMNLAEQGDIPSSFKYGFVINAMICALLIGPILGGIGTMVVTKKMAFFSEAVGHAAMTGIAVGVLLGEPFSAPYISLFTYCILFGLVINYTKNRTKMSSDTLIGVFLSISIALGGSLLIYVSAKVNSHALESILFGSILTVNDTDIYILVISAIVIAFVLVPYLNRMLLASFNPNLAIVRGVNVKLIEYIFIIIVTVITIASVKIIGSILVEALLLIPAAAAKNLSKSIKGFVGYSVIFALVSCLLGVYLPIHFDISIPSGGAIIMISSFIFIVTVIIKMLFKNFAEGE; from the coding sequence ATGTTAGAAAGTTTTAGAAATTTCTTAATGAATTTAGCTGAACAAGGAGATATTCCATCTTCTTTTAAGTATGGTTTTGTTATTAATGCAATGATATGTGCATTACTTATAGGACCAATACTTGGGGGAATTGGGACTATGGTAGTTACAAAAAAAATGGCTTTCTTTTCAGAAGCAGTAGGACATGCTGCTATGACAGGGATAGCGGTTGGTGTACTACTAGGAGAACCTTTTTCAGCACCATATATTTCACTTTTTACCTATTGTATATTATTTGGTTTAGTAATAAATTATACAAAAAATAGAACTAAAATGTCATCTGATACCTTAATAGGAGTTTTCCTTTCAATATCCATAGCATTGGGAGGTTCTCTACTTATTTATGTATCAGCTAAGGTAAATTCACATGCTTTAGAAAGTATACTATTTGGTTCTATACTTACAGTAAATGATACAGATATCTATATTCTAGTTATATCAGCTATTGTAATTGCTTTTGTTCTAGTACCATACTTAAATAGAATGTTACTAGCAAGTTTTAATCCAAATTTAGCAATAGTAAGAGGTGTAAATGTAAAATTAATAGAATATATTTTTATAATAATTGTTACTGTTATAACAATAGCTTCAGTAAAGATAATAGGTTCAATACTTGTGGAAGCATTGCTTTTAATACCAGCAGCAGCAGCAAAAAATTTATCAAAATCTATAAAAGGTTTTGTTGGCTATTCAGTAATTTTTGCTCTTGTTAGTTGCTTATTAGGAGTGTATCTACCTATACATTTTGATATATCAATTCCATCAGGTGGAGCAATAATAATGATTTCATCATTTATCTTTATTGTTACAGTTATTATTAAAATGTTATTTAAGAACTTTGCAGAAGGAGAGTAA
- a CDS encoding metal ABC transporter substrate-binding protein, producing the protein MKKKLLFILMLIIGSFSFAENIVITSIQPLYSLTSYLTKGTDIKVYTPFGSDISMTMSKEAIREESFNLAVAKKAQAVVDIARIWPEDVIYGKARMNKINIVEIDASHPYDEKMTTLFFSDYSNGKVNPYIWTGSKNLVRMVNIIARDLIKLYPQNKAKIEKNITKFTADLLKIENEANEKLLAVGEAEVISLSENLQYFLNDMNIYTEYVDYDSVNAQNIVKLIKDKGIKVIVSDRWLKKDAIKALKEAGGEFVIINTLDIPMDKDGKMDPEAILKAFKENTDNLIEALKK; encoded by the coding sequence ATGAAGAAAAAATTACTGTTTATTTTAATGTTAATTATAGGTTCATTTAGTTTTGCAGAAAATATAGTAATCACATCTATACAGCCATTGTATTCTTTAACAAGTTATTTAACTAAGGGGACAGATATAAAGGTCTATACTCCTTTTGGTTCAGATATATCAATGACTATGTCTAAGGAAGCTATAAGAGAAGAAAGTTTCAATTTGGCTGTTGCTAAAAAAGCTCAAGCAGTTGTAGATATTGCTAGAATATGGCCAGAAGATGTAATCTATGGTAAGGCAAGAATGAATAAGATAAATATTGTTGAAATTGATGCAAGTCATCCTTATGATGAAAAAATGACAACTTTATTTTTCAGTGATTATTCAAATGGAAAAGTAAATCCATATATTTGGACAGGAAGTAAAAACTTAGTTAGAATGGTAAATATTATAGCTAGAGATTTAATAAAATTATATCCTCAAAATAAAGCTAAAATAGAAAAAAATATAACAAAGTTTACTGCTGACTTATTAAAAATTGAAAATGAAGCTAATGAAAAGCTGCTTGCAGTTGGAGAGGCAGAAGTTATATCTTTAAGTGAAAATTTACAATATTTCCTAAATGATATGAATATATACACAGAATATGTAGATTATGATAGTGTAAATGCCCAAAATATTGTTAAATTAATAAAAGATAAAGGAATAAAAGTCATTGTTTCTGATAGATGGTTAAAGAAAGATGCTATAAAAGCTTTAAAAGAAGCAGGTGGAGAATTTGTAATTATAAATACTTTAGACATACCTATGGATAAAGATGGAAAAATGGATCCAGAAGCTATATTAAAAGCTTTTAAAGAAAATACAGATAATTTAATAGAGGCACTAAAAAAATAA
- a CDS encoding DUF4198 domain-containing protein — protein MKKSLILIGSILLAANLFAHDHFLYTSNLDASNQKEVRMKAVLGHPAEGPEAEPISIATVDGKTSLPKAFFVVHDGVKTDLLSKVKVGTIKTKKGEYVALDAIYTAEDGLKGGGSWVFVMDSGNTKDSGFMFNPVEKLIITKDSAGSDYNQRVAPGYNEIVPLVNPVNAWKENVFRAKFVDKDGKPIKNARIDVDFINGKLDVNNNTWAANKEAPKTSLRVFTDDNGVFAFVPSRAGQWVIRAVASMDREKKVVHDASLVVQFE, from the coding sequence ATGAAAAAGAGTTTAATTTTAATTGGAAGTATTTTATTGGCAGCAAATTTATTTGCACATGATCATTTTCTTTACACATCTAATTTAGATGCAAGTAATCAAAAAGAAGTTAGAATGAAAGCAGTTTTAGGTCACCCTGCAGAAGGACCAGAAGCAGAACCTATTAGTATTGCAACAGTTGATGGAAAAACTTCTTTACCTAAAGCATTTTTTGTAGTTCATGACGGAGTAAAAACAGATTTACTATCTAAAGTTAAAGTTGGAACTATAAAAACTAAAAAAGGTGAATATGTAGCACTTGATGCTATTTACACAGCTGAAGATGGATTAAAAGGTGGAGGAAGCTGGGTATTTGTAATGGATAGTGGAAACACAAAAGATTCAGGATTTATGTTTAATCCAGTTGAAAAATTAATAATTACAAAAGATTCAGCAGGTTCTGACTATAATCAAAGAGTTGCACCAGGATATAATGAAATAGTACCATTAGTAAATCCTGTTAATGCTTGGAAAGAAAATGTATTTAGAGCAAAATTTGTTGATAAAGATGGAAAACCTATAAAGAATGCAAGAATAGATGTAGACTTTATAAATGGAAAATTAGATGTAAATAACAATACTTGGGCAGCTAATAAAGAAGCTCCAAAAACAAGCTTAAGAGTATTTACTGATGATAATGGAGTGTTTGCATTTGTTCCTTCAAGAGCAGGGCAATGGGTAATAAGAGCAGTTGCTTCTATGGACAGAGAAAAGAAAGTTGTTCATGATGCTTCATTAGTTGTGCAATTTGAATAA
- a CDS encoding DMT family transporter: MKNNSKAYFLIIAAVIIWSLSGLLVKAVNVDPLWISLIRCLGGGIFLLPYIFKEKIYPIKNILFGGIFMAIFLLSLTITTRISSSAMAISMQYTAPMYVIGYGFYKSKEIKFEKFIVFLLIFAGIIFNSITNMNGGNWWAIVSGITIGLAFVFYSYNLQKVKKGNLLGIVALINIISAIFYGILLLFRYSPPPSSFNEIIILSISGIVISGISYALYGEGLREVSMEKAMIICLAEPVLNPLWVYLGKGEIPSMTTVIGSTLILLSAIVDITFSIKNNKKAKKLSIHN; the protein is encoded by the coding sequence ATGAAAAATAATAGTAAGGCATATTTTTTGATAATAGCAGCTGTAATAATATGGAGTCTAAGTGGTTTATTGGTAAAAGCTGTAAATGTTGATCCTCTTTGGATAAGTCTAATCAGATGTTTAGGAGGAGGAATTTTTTTATTGCCCTATATATTCAAAGAAAAAATTTATCCAATTAAAAATATTCTTTTTGGTGGAATATTTATGGCCATATTTTTACTGTCCCTTACAATAACTACAAGAATTTCAAGCTCAGCCATGGCTATATCAATGCAATATACAGCTCCTATGTATGTAATAGGTTATGGTTTTTATAAAAGTAAAGAGATAAAATTTGAAAAATTTATAGTATTTTTACTTATCTTTGCAGGAATAATTTTCAATTCAATAACTAATATGAATGGTGGTAATTGGTGGGCAATAGTAAGTGGAATAACAATAGGGCTTGCCTTTGTTTTCTATTCTTATAATTTACAGAAAGTGAAAAAAGGAAATCTTTTAGGAATAGTTGCTCTTATAAATATTATTTCAGCAATATTTTATGGAATTCTTCTATTATTTAGATACAGCCCTCCACCATCAAGTTTTAATGAAATAATTATTTTAAGTATTTCAGGTATAGTTATATCAGGAATATCTTATGCTTTATATGGTGAAGGTTTAAGAGAAGTATCTATGGAGAAAGCTATGATAATTTGTTTGGCAGAACCTGTTTTAAATCCTTTATGGGTTTATTTAGGGAAGGGAGAAATCCCGTCAATGACAACTGTTATAGGTTCAACACTTATACTTTTAAGTGCAATTGTGGATATTACTTTTTCAATAAAGAATAATAAAAAAGCTAAAAAATTATCAATACATAACTAA
- the pepD gene encoding beta-Ala-His dipeptidase has translation MAYKSVEDLKKHRVFYHFLEISKIPRQTFFEKEISDFILNWAKSLNLEVHQDEKYNLLIRKPATPGYEKQKPIVIQAHIDMVCEKRPEVEHDFRKDPIKLVLEGDILSTGNRTTLGADDGIGVAMAMAVLEDKTLKHPPVDVILTTAEEEDMSGALSVDKSWFNTNRLINIDHIVDTEIIAGSCGGIGVDLKFPVEYTKKTDNYKGYKIKISGLRGGHSGEDIHKGRANANVLLANLLNLLRERVNFLISDLKGGNFRLAIPREAYVTLALEEKDIDTLKDTVKHFEYEAKKIYEETAVDLKIEVSEENLAENLLSKATVDKIIDAIILSPNGVSSMIGSLNVVESSSNLGEVYIKDGYVYLVTEIRATFEKNRDYLYNKIALIGKYLGGELRAFSAYPSWVYKAHSNLRNIANKVYSDLFVEEIKTLAVHAGLECGCFVDKIQGDMDAISIGPNAWDLHSPNERLSVSSTEKVYKFLTKVLENLE, from the coding sequence ATGGCATATAAAAGTGTTGAAGATTTAAAAAAACATAGAGTTTTTTATCATTTTTTAGAAATATCTAAAATTCCAAGACAGACATTTTTTGAAAAAGAAATAAGTGACTTTATATTAAATTGGGCTAAAAGTTTAAATTTAGAGGTTCATCAAGATGAAAAATATAACCTTTTAATAAGAAAACCTGCAACTCCTGGATATGAAAAACAAAAGCCTATTGTTATACAAGCACATATAGATATGGTATGTGAAAAAAGACCAGAAGTTGAGCATGACTTTAGAAAAGATCCTATAAAACTTGTATTAGAAGGAGATATTTTATCTACTGGAAATAGAACTACATTGGGTGCAGATGATGGTATAGGTGTTGCTATGGCTATGGCTGTACTTGAAGATAAAACTTTAAAACATCCTCCAGTTGATGTAATCTTAACTACTGCTGAAGAAGAGGATATGAGTGGTGCATTAAGTGTTGATAAATCTTGGTTTAATACTAACAGATTAATAAATATAGACCACATTGTTGATACTGAAATAATTGCAGGTAGCTGTGGTGGAATAGGTGTAGATTTAAAATTCCCTGTTGAATATACAAAGAAAACAGATAACTACAAAGGATATAAAATTAAAATTTCTGGTTTAAGAGGTGGACATTCAGGAGAAGATATACATAAGGGTAGAGCAAATGCAAATGTTTTACTAGCTAATCTTTTAAATCTTTTAAGAGAAAGGGTAAATTTCTTAATTTCTGATTTAAAAGGTGGAAATTTTAGACTTGCAATTCCAAGAGAGGCTTATGTTACATTAGCTTTAGAAGAAAAAGATATAGATACTTTAAAAGATACAGTAAAGCATTTTGAATATGAAGCTAAGAAAATTTATGAGGAAACTGCTGTAGATTTAAAAATTGAAGTTTCTGAAGAAAACTTAGCAGAAAATTTACTTTCTAAAGCTACTGTTGATAAGATTATAGATGCTATAATTTTATCTCCTAATGGTGTATCTAGTATGATAGGAAGTTTAAATGTTGTTGAAAGCTCATCTAATCTAGGTGAAGTGTATATAAAAGATGGTTATGTTTACTTAGTTACAGAAATAAGAGCAACTTTTGAGAAAAATAGAGATTATTTATACAATAAGATTGCTTTAATTGGAAAATATTTAGGTGGAGAGCTTAGAGCTTTCTCTGCATATCCAAGCTGGGTTTACAAGGCTCATTCAAATCTTAGAAATATTGCTAATAAAGTTTATTCAGATTTATTTGTAGAAGAAATCAAAACTCTTGCAGTTCATGCAGGTTTAGAATGTGGGTGTTTTGTAGATAAAATTCAAGGAGATATGGATGCAATTTCAATAGGTCCTAATGCTTGGGATTTACATTCACCTAATGAGAGGTTAAGTGTATCTTCAACTGAAAAGGTCTATAAGTTTTTAACTAAAGTTCTTGAAAACTTAGAATAA
- a CDS encoding TetR/AcrR family transcriptional regulator — protein MDKLDIKKRRVMMYFIEATQDLILNEGIENLSIKRIANKAGYNTATIYNYFEDLEELILYSSVDYLKIYLKDLRDEISSDMKAIEIYETIYKVFVHHSFEKPEIFHTLFFGKYSYKLEKIIKKYYEIFPDDITGQNDITKSVLVEGNIHNRDIPVIKQMIKEGSILEEEAPYIMETIVRVHQSYLENILQQREQISLEEHKIKFFKIFNFLLKRNKK, from the coding sequence ATGGATAAGTTGGATATAAAAAAAAGAAGAGTTATGATGTATTTTATAGAAGCAACTCAAGACTTAATTTTAAATGAGGGGATTGAAAATTTATCAATAAAAAGAATTGCAAACAAGGCAGGCTATAATACAGCAACCATTTATAACTATTTTGAAGATTTAGAGGAACTTATTTTATATAGTTCAGTGGATTACTTAAAGATTTATTTAAAAGATTTAAGAGACGAAATAAGCTCTGATATGAAAGCTATAGAAATATATGAAACAATTTATAAGGTCTTTGTTCATCATTCTTTTGAAAAACCTGAAATTTTTCATACATTATTCTTTGGAAAATATAGTTATAAACTTGAAAAAATAATAAAAAAATATTATGAAATATTCCCTGATGACATTACTGGGCAAAATGATATAACAAAATCTGTGTTAGTGGAAGGAAATATACATAATAGAGATATTCCTGTAATAAAACAAATGATAAAAGAAGGTAGTATTTTAGAAGAAGAAGCTCCCTATATAATGGAAACAATAGTTAGAGTTCATCAAAGTTACTTAGAAAATATTTTACAACAAAGAGAACAAATTTCCTTAGAAGAACATAAAATTAAATTTTTTAAAATTTTTAATTTTTTATTAAAAAGAAATAAAAAATGA